TTGCTTTTGATCGGATTGGGGGCACTGTCCGTACCCTTCGTCATGGTCAGCCGGCACAAGTAGTGGCCGATCTTCGCGCTTATTTCCGATCGACCGGTCCAGTGCGCCCAATTTCTTTGGGAGGGGTCGAGCGACGTCGCCCGGGAAATTATGCGGCGTCCCAAACCAGTGGCAATTATGCGAGCGGACTTCGCAACTATGGCGGCGGTGCCGACGCGGCAATCAGTGCGGTCTTCACGAAAGGAGGCGCTTGCTATGACTGCCACGTTGTAGACCGCACAGGCGATGCAAACTCGGCGGGCTGGCGTGTCCGTCCCGTCGTCCAGCCAACGCGGTTTCTTCAAAAAGGCTGGTTCAACCACGAAGCCCATAAAACCGATAAATGCGAAACCTGTCACAAGGCTGCGACGTCAGAGACGAACAGCCCAATCATGCTGCCCGGGATCACTACTTGCCGGGAATGCCACGGGGGCGAAAGCAGCCGTGCTGATGTGCCATCCAGTTGTGCCATGTGTCACAGCTATCACATCGACGCATCAGCACCGTGGCGGGCAAAGCGTGACGTTAGCCGGGCAAAGGGGCAGGGACGTTTCGTTGTACCGGCGGGATACCTTAAAGGGGCTGTACGTTGACCAACTGGCCGCTCCGCAACGACAATTTCGTGAACGAAACATTGACGCAGTGTCTGGGATGCGGCCATGTTGCCAGCAGATGGATGATATCGCCGAGGGGGTATCTGGCCAAATGCTGATCGCCCAAGTTACCGATATTCATCTGGGGTTCGACCCGGACAATCCGGCCGAATTCAACCGCAAGCGACTGGATCAAGTGCTGCGTCATCTGAACGAGATCAGGCCGCGCCCGGATATGCTTCTGGTAACGGGAGATATCGTCGATCGCGGTGACGCAGAAAGTTATCGTCGATTGAGCGTCGCATTGGGGCAGGTCAATTTCCCCGTCTGGCCCTGCTTGGGCAATCACGATCAGCGTGAAAATTTTGCCAAATGGTTTCCCGAGATTCCGTTTGTAGATGGCTTTTGCCAATATGAGGTGGAGGCAGGTCCGCTACGCTTGTTGGTGCTCGATACCCTTGATGAAGGGCGGCACGGCGGCGCGTTCTGTGAAGTTCGCGCGGCCTGGCTCAATGCCCGGCTTGCCGAGCAAACCGACCGCCCGACGGTAATCGTAATGCATCATCCTCCGGTGGAGGTCGGTATTGAATGGATGAACACCGATCCCGCCGAGCCGTGGGTCGATGTCTTTCGCCAGTGTATTAAGGGCAAAAGTCAGATCATTTCCGTGATCTGCGGACATCTGCATCGTGCAATAACCTGCCAGTGGGAGGGAACGACGATTGCGATTTGCCCCTCGACCGCACCACAGGTCGCTCTCGATCTGACGCCGATCGATGCGGAGGCTCCTGACAATCGCTCGATGATTATCGCCGATCCCCCGGCCTTTGCACTGCACTGGTGGAACGGAAGTCAGTTGGTGACCCATTTCGATAATGCGGATGAACACGTCATGCTGGCAAAATTCGACAAGGGAATGCAGCCGCTTGTAAGGAGTTTGATGAAAGAACGACCGGGGGCAGAGTAGTTGGCAAGCCCAACAGCGGTTTTTGTCGGCAGTGCTGCTCAGTCGGCCGCAGCAAAATGGGCTATCTGGTCTGCATGTGCCTTTAAGAGCGACGGGCGGCCGTGGCGCGTGCAACATAGTCACGACAAGCGGAATTGTCGCGAGCCCGTCGAACCGATCGACAAGGCGTAGCACATCCGCCATCAATATGTCGGCCACGGAGAAGGTTCCGGCCAGCCATTCGCATGTTTTCACGACTGGCTCCAAATGCTGCAGTAGGGCTTTAAGAAACGCGTCGAACTGTTTTGAGCCCGGCGATTCACCGATGTCACCAGAAAATTTGAGTAGGGTCGAGGGCGGGCTCGCCATTTCGACCGAATTGAGGGCCGCGAACAGCCATTCCAATGCTTCTTCCGTTCGTGCGGCTCGGCGGGCATCAGTGCGTCACCACGGTTACCTCAGTGGAGCAGGATCGCTCCACTCTCAAAAATCGAGATGTCTCCATCGGTCAACCATGGCACTTGGCCGAACGGCTGATGCGCAAAATGTGCGGCATTCCGATCACGAAATGGCACGCTCTCGACGCGATATGGCAATCCGGCTTCTTCCAGTGCCTAGCGCACGCGTATGTCCCGCACATGGCCGCGGGGCATCTTGGGAACCCAGTCGAAGGTGTGGAGGATCAGATCGACCAATTCGGAATTTCCTTCATTCTATGCGACTTATGGTAGCTTTCCAGCACCGCCGAAAGAAGCGTGAGGTTGCTTAGCTGCCCACCCAATCCGCCAAACTCGGTGCATCCACAACTTTATATGGCACTCCCTTCCGAGTCAGGAACAGTTTTTCCATTTCCTTGCGCGTGAAGGGGCGGCTGCCGACCCGGCCGAATACGGCGATCTGGTCGCCGGTTTCATCGACGGCGCGGTCGCGGTCCAGACCCTTTGACATGGCAAGGGCCGGTGAAGGCGTCTTTGCCCAGGCGATCAGTTCGGGCTTTGGCTGTGGTGAAAAGCCATAGAAGTTTGGCTGGCTTTCCGGGCTGGTCAGTTGGATGACTTTCATACCGTTCCGCCCGTCCGCGACATAAGCGAACAGCGAAGCATTGGTGGTGCCGACGATCACGTCGTGGACGTCGTTCATTCGACCGCCGAAAGTCTCTTTCATATATATCACGGGAGAGGCGGGCTTGGTGATATTGACGATTACCAGTCCCTCGGCACCGCCCGCGACATAAGCATAGGTCCTCGCGAGATAGATGCGTGATGCGTTGGCGAGCACGACATTGCCTGACGGAATGGCCACTGGCGTGGCGAGGTTCGTCACGTCGAACAGCTTCAACCCTTGCGCATCCGATACCCAGAGGTAGCGAAACTGGAGCGCCGTTGCGCGGGCGTCATCCAGCGGAATTGTCGCGGTCAGCTTTGGATGCAGCGGATCATCCAGGTCGATCACGACCAGTCCGATCTTTGCGGTGACATAGGCATAATGCCCCGCCAGTGTAACGTGCCGCGCGCCGCCAAGCACATTGCCGGGGTTCCACGTCACCGCACGCTTCAGAAAGTTGTTGCGAAACTCTCCGTCGCTCATCGTCGTGATGTCGGTGAGGATCAGACCTTCCACGCTATCGGTGATGACCGCATAGTTATAGATTGGGTGAAACGCCTGTTCTTGATTGAGTGTCCGCATCTCGGGGGTGTTGCGCAACGGGTTGATCGGCTGATCGGTTGGCAACGCCATGCAGGTGGCATTGGTCGAACTGATATGCGCGTTCTGGCCGAGTGGTGAGAATGGCGCGGCGACGATGGGATTGGAGAAGCCCTTGTTGCCAATAGAGGCGACGTCATAAACCCGAAAGCCGCCGCGTCCCTCCGACACATA
This genomic stretch from Sphingomonas paeninsulae harbors:
- a CDS encoding glutathione S-transferase N-terminal domain-containing protein; the encoded protein is MEEAGLPYRVESVPFRDRNAAHFAHQPFGQVPWLTDGDISIFESGAILLH
- a CDS encoding phosphodiesterase; the protein is MLIAQVTDIHLGFDPDNPAEFNRKRLDQVLRHLNEIRPRPDMLLVTGDIVDRGDAESYRRLSVALGQVNFPVWPCLGNHDQRENFAKWFPEIPFVDGFCQYEVEAGPLRLLVLDTLDEGRHGGAFCEVRAAWLNARLAEQTDRPTVIVMHHPPVEVGIEWMNTDPAEPWVDVFRQCIKGKSQIISVICGHLHRAITCQWEGTTIAICPSTAPQVALDLTPIDAEAPDNRSMIIADPPAFALHWWNGSQLVTHFDNADEHVMLAKFDKGMQPLVRSLMKERPGAE